One segment of Panicum virgatum strain AP13 chromosome 1K, P.virgatum_v5, whole genome shotgun sequence DNA contains the following:
- the LOC120649336 gene encoding syntaxin-22-like — MSFADLEAGALRAPVGRKARGGPNDARGLVFQITTAVASYRRLLNSLGTPKDTPTLRDQLHKTSQNILQLAKDAKDKLQKAAEADKSIDTSADKRVADMKLAKDFGATMEEFRKLQNLAIQREMAYKPVVPQNAQSNYTTDDRSAESGNMPEQRALLVESKRQEVLQLDNEIVFNEALIEEREQAIQEIQQQIGEVHEVFKDLATLVHAQGVIIEEIDMNIENSAEATKEAKREVAKADKTQKSNSSLLCLLMVIFGVVLLVVIIVLAS; from the exons ATGAGCTTCGCGGATCTGGAGGCGGGGGCGCTCAGGGCGCCCGTGGGGAGGAAGGCGAGAGGGGGCCCCAACGACGCGCGCGGGCTCGTCTTCCAGATCACCACCGCCGTGGCCTCCTACCGCCGCCTCCTCAACTCGCTCGGCACGCCCAAGGACACCCCGACCCTTCGTGATCAACT GCACAAGACCAGTCAGAACATTCTTCAATTGGCAAAGGATGCGAAAGATAAGCTCCAAAAGGCTGCTGAAGCAGACAAGAGCATTGATACTAGT GCAGACAAGAGGGTAGCTGATATGAAGCTTGCTAAAGATTTTGGTGCCACAATGGAGGAGTTCAGGAAGCTTCAAAATCTTGCAATTCAGAGGGAGATGGCATATAAGCCAGTTGTTCCGCAGAATGCTCAGTCAAA CTATACGACAGATGACAGAAGCGCTGAATCTGGTAATATGCCTGAGCAGCGTGCACTACTTGTTGAATCAAAAAG GCAAGAGGTGTTGCAATTGGATAATGAGATTGTTTTCAATGAAGCTCTCATCGAGGAAAGAGAACAAGCCATTCAAGAGATCCAACAACAGATCGGTGAAGTACATGAAGTGTTCAAGGATCTTGCTACACTCGTACATGCCCAAGGAGTTATAATTG AGGAAATCGACATGAACATTGAAAATTCTGCCGAGGCAACCAAAGAGGCAAAGAGAGAAGTCGCGAAAGCAGACAAAACTCAGAAATCAAATTCCTCCCTG CTTTGCTTGCTTATGGTCATCTTTGGGGTCGTGCTGCTTGTTGTGATAATAGTTCTGGCATCTTGA